In Anaerosporomusa subterranea, the genomic window GGAATAAAATCATGAAACATGAGCGTCGCCATACGATTAGTCGTTTAAAAAAGAAGTACAAGCATCTTGCGGCCGCAGTTGCCGGGGTCGCGATACTGGCCGGAGCATCATTGCCGGGTGTTCCTGCGTTAATCGCCCAAGCTTCGGCTAGTCCCATTACGGAGAACGCCCCTGATGAAAATTCGATACCAGTTGGTGATACCAGTATGGCAGCGCAAACAGCGAACAAAGCGAATGGGGCACCTGCCGAATATAAGAAAGTGTTGGATATCAAGGCAACAGCTTATGCTCCTGGTCCGCATGATAACGATCAATGGGGTAATAAAACCTATCTCGGCACTCAGATTCGCCCTGGTATCATCGCCGTCGATCCGCGAGTTATTCCGTTGGGATCACGAGTCTATATTCAATATCCTGACGGGCACGGTGAGT contains:
- a CDS encoding 3D domain-containing protein; translation: MKHERRHTISRLKKKYKHLAAAVAGVAILAGASLPGVPALIAQASASPITENAPDENSIPVGDTSMAAQTANKANGAPAEYKKVLDIKATAYAPGPHDNDQWGNKTYLGTQIRPGIIAVDPRVIPLGSRVYIQYPDGHGEYAIAEDTGGAIKGNRIDIAKWTVGEAEKFGVQPVKVFVV